In Lactococcus protaetiae, the genomic window TTGTTCCAAGTTCAGCTTCAACGGACACCCCAACAGCATGTGCCGCTTCAACAACTTTTTTAGTAATTTCAATATTTTCTTCGAATGGAGCTAAAGATTTATCAATCATAACCGATGTCATCCCTAGTTGAATTGCATGAATGACTTGTTCATAACTTGCACCATGGTCCAGATGGATCGCGATTGGTAACTTGGTCTTATTTGCTGCATCAATACATGAAGCAACAAAATTATCTTCCAAGAAGCTCAATTCATCTGGATGAATTGCTATGATAAATGGTGCTTGATCTTCTTCGCATGCTTTCAAAGTGGCGTTTAAGAGTTGTCCTGACCCACAGTTATAAGCTGGAATTGCAAAGTTCTTTTCTTTTGCGACTGAGAGTAGCTCTTTACCTGTTACTAAAACCATTGTGGTTCTCCTTTATAAAATATAATTTTTTATGACAAAATTTGTCTTGCAGATTTAGTTAGCAGTCGTCATTAGCTGATATAACTCATCAACACTTGTAACTTCTTTGAGTTTATCAAGAAAATCACTATGTGCTAGTAACACAGCAATTTGCTGCAATAGTAGTATATGAGTTGTATTAGCATCTGTATCTTTGACAGCAAACATAATGACTACTTTGACAGGCTGTTCATCCAAAGTTTCCCACTCAATTTCTTCATCTAATACAGCAACTGCAATCGTGGTATCCTTAACGGCAATTGATTTTCCGTGTGGAATAGCAATACCTTGTCCTATCCCCGTCACTCCCTCTTTCTCTCTCAAATAAACATCATCAATAAATTCTTGAGCATCAAAGAGATATCCTTTGGTTGCAAGCAAGTGACCCAGTTCATTAATCACCTCATCTTTAGTTTTGGATTTTGATGGTACAACTATCAAATTCTTATGAACGACTTTACCTAAATCAATGTCTGTCATTCGTTTTCTCACTTTCTTCTAAAATATAATTTATTTTCTGAACGTCTTTCTCTGTTAAAAGTGGACTAATCGTCAGAATTGGAACTTTGCCAATTTTTGTAACGGATACATCAAGTGTTGATAAAATCAAGTCAATATTTTCTTCAATAAATCCTTGACTTTTTCGTGCCTGGCGATTGCTCATCGCTGCAATAACATTTAAGTTGGGAATTTTCTTTTGGAGCCGTGCTTTTAATAACTCGCTGGTACCAATACCTGTTGCACAAACTAATAATACTCGTTTGTCAGTTGTCACTTCTAAATGATATTTTTCAAAATAAAGTGATAAATATCCAATTTCTGCCTCATCTATTTTAGTTTCAAAGGCAAGTTCATGGTTGATTCCATCAATGATTTTTGACAATTTTTCAAAGGTTTTCGTGTACTTTAACTTCACTTCGTCTAGCAAATTGTTTTCAATCTTAATTCCTAATCGCAAACGAGAAAGCATGGGTAACACATGTTGGTATAAATCTTCATATAGTCTACGACTTTGTGGCAATAGAGTAACATTAGCTATTTCAAATACATTGATTATCAGTGTTTTGGTGACTTCTTCTGCCAAACATTCATCTATTGCTTGACTTTCTTGTCTACTTAAATTGATAGCATATAAGGTTTGAAACATTAATAACTGTTCTGCCTCTTTTAACTCAACATTGAGATAGTTTGAAAAGTTTTTCGTGATAATGCTTGCGAGATCTGCTAAAGACTTATTTTTCATCATAAGTTGTCTCTCTGATTCATTTATCTCATGGATAGATGTTTGAATACTCCCTTCTCTGACCCGCTTAACAAGAACAGATAGATGAAGTCTGACAGTCCAATCATAAGGATAGCTAAGATATTGTTGTGTTTTTTCTTCTATTAACTCTACTTGTTTATCAATAAATTGATTGTCCACTGAAAAGAGGTTAAGCCCAATTTGTTTGAGACTGTTATTTTTGTTAATCGTCATAATCAAATCGTTAATCGCTCGTCTAATTTGAATTTCATCTCCTTCAATCCAGACATAATACTGATTTGTCTTGAAAACAAGATGAAAATCTTTAAATGCTTGTTTGATTTTATTTAGGCGCGTGGTCTTTGCACTATTTGACAGATAATCTATTTTCAAAACATCATACTGCCTTTTATTAGGATGGCTGAATAAAATTGTCAACATAATATCATATAAGGCTTTATCATCTTGTTCATCAACTGATAATTCAGCGTAAACATCCTTATCTTTGAAGTAAGCTGATAGCCGAAATCCTTTTCCCGCCTGTGATAGAATTAGTGGTTCAGCATAATGTCCTGTATACCGTTCATTGATTTTTTTAATCATCCGTCGAATCGTTTTATCCGATACGAGTAACTGTTTTGCTAAACTTGCAGCTTCAACATAATACTCAAAATTTAGTAGGCTCATCACCTGTCGTTCATTAGCATTTAATTCCACAACTCCATCCTTTCTTTTTTTATTACGTTTCTATCTTTTTTTCTTCATAAGTCTATTTTATCTGTTTTCTATAGATTTACTCACTTTCCTGTGTCCACATATATGGACAATTTATAAAATGAAGTCAAGACTTATTCAGTGGGAGTTTCGTAAAATATTTGTCCATTTTATCAGTCGCTATCTTCGCTGCGCTACGCTGTCCGTTTGCTCTTGCTGCTTTAGCAGTTAAGCAAACGGACAGCGGACGGAGACCGTTCGTAGAACGGCGTGCGAAGCACGTAGCACCGTAGAGAGCATCGACAGCCTTTTTATCAGACGCTTTAGCGGCTAGATAAAACGGACAAATGTTTATCGCGTAGCCCGAAGGGCGGAGATAGCACGCACTTGTTTTGATAAAAATTTGTACGAAAAAGACCTCCATTTGCTTCTGGAAGTCTCACTTTAAGAATTTGCTACTAACGATGATTATCACGGATACATCTTTTCCATATTTTGAACGCGCATGGATTTATTCCTTGATACGTGAGATGCTGGATAGTAAAACACTTGATTTTATGTATGCCCGATGATTTATCGCGACTCATGACAGACTGACTTATTTTACAACCATGACATTACAAGGGGCATGACTTACTACATATGTTGTTGTAGAGCCACGAGCATACGATTTATCAGACCTTTGCTGTTGGAGCCGATGACGATTAAATCAACATTATTTTCCTTCGCAAATTTGACAATCTCTTTTTTGGGATTACCCATGAAGCTGTGAAGTTCAAACTTTACTTCTTCATTGATACTGTTTGATACATCTTCTGTAATTGTTCTTGATTTTTCTTCTAAATCTTCTAAACTAATTGTTAAGGCAAGTGGTGTCCCGCTAAGCATGGTTTCATCTTTAATATGCAGGACAAACAGCGACGATTTATTTCTTTTTGTAATCGCTACTGCTTCATGAACCGCCTGTTTTGCTTGTTCTGAATCATCTACTGCAACTAAAATTCTTTTATATTCGTCTCTCATTGTAAGCGTCTCCTTTATTCTATTTTATTATAAAATGTAGAAAAAGTCTATTTTTTAGAATATAAATTACACTGAACAAAAACAAGCAGTTAATCCTGCTTGTTTTTTTATTCTCTTTTTCTTCTTTTTCGCCGTAAATATTTGATGATTACCCCCGTCAAACCACAAGTCAACGCTCCTACTGCTCCAATGGCTCCTGTAACTTCTAAGATGGGCTGATAAAGATATCGTCCTAAGATAAAAATAATGACACTTGCTATGATAATAAATATCCAAGTTTTACTCATCGCAACCCTATCGTTCATAAATTATTTCCTTCTGAGCTTTTATTATAAATTATAGCACAAAGATATTCTTTAACGCACAGCTAAGAAACATGATATAATAAGCAAACTAAGTATTGAGAGGATTCGCAAATGTCTCATTTGGAAATTAGAAGATTAACTGAAAATGATGAACAAGCTTTTTTAAATTATGTTGAGGCTTGCAAAAATGATTTTACAACATTTGGTCATTTTGCAAGGCATCGTTATGCTAACTTTAAAGTGGGAAATTACAAACAACTGCTCGGAGAATTACAACAAGTTGAGATTTCTCCGAAAGATTGTAACCAGTCACGACAAATCAGTTATTTTGCTTTTAAAGCTGGAAAAATCGTTGGAAGTATTCGTTGTCGATTTGACTTGGAAAAAGATGACTTACTTTTGTATGGTGGACATATTGGTTACGATGTTCCTGAATTTGCTAGAGGACAACATATTGCTGAAGAAATGTGCCAATTCGCCTTTAAGCACTATCTTTCCGTTAATATCACCTCTATTTTAGTTACGGTTGATGAAAATAATTTTGCAAGTCGGCATATTATTGAGAAGTTGGGAGGTCAGTTAAATAACTGGGTCTATGATTCTGAAGACCAAGCCATTCTAGCACGATATTGGATTAATCTTTTAAAATAAAAAGCACCTTTTCAGGTGCAATGTAAAATTAGATGAGATATAGGTAAATTACCTACTATCATTTTACTTTTATATATGAAATAGGTCAAAAGAATTGTTTACAAAATTAAAATAAACTCTGTCAGTACGCTGACAGAGTTTTGTCAATTTCAATTTACTCCTTTGTCAGTAACTCTTTTATCTTTCGTGTTCGCGGAAACTAAAATAATTTCCACCACCGACAATGATATGGTCAATAAAAGAAATGCCTAAATTATCACAAGAAATTTTTATTTTGTCAGTAAAAGTTCGGTCTGCACTACTTGGTTGCAAACTTCCAGAAGGATGATTATGCGCGACAAGCAAACCAACTGCAAGATTTTTCACAGCATGATAAAGAATTTCTCTTGGGTTAGCCAAAGCATGATTTACAGCCCCTATAAAAATGGTTCGTTTCTCAATAATTTTGTTCTGGCCATCAAGATATATCGCAAGGAGATGCTCCTGTTCGTAGTCACGCATCTCAAATGCCAAACTCAAACCAAACTCTTGAGCGCTCATCACTTGTCCATGCCTATGGTGTTCTGCGGTCTGAATCCTTTTTCCAAGCTCCATCATCGCACGAATTTCGATTGCTTTAGCTTGACCAATTCCTGAAATTTCCTTCAACTCTAAAATAGAAGCATGGCAAAAACGCTCCATCGTCTGAAAATGTTGTAAAATTTTTGCGGCAAGTTCAAGCGCGGATAACTTTTTTGTTCCTGTCCGCAGCAAAATAGCAAGTAATTCACTATCCGATAACTTCTCTGACCCTAATAGTTCTAGTCTTTCTCTTGGTAACATGGGATAAGGATTCTCTTTTACTTCGTACATATCTATTTATACGAAAAATAATGTCTTTTGTCACTGACAGACTCAAAAATTTACTGACAAAAATCCTGTCAGCACATTCTGACAGGATTTTCTTACTAACAGAAAGTCTGTCAGTGATTTTTATCAAAGCAGCACTATCTCCGTTTCGCTGTCCATCCACCGCAGTCATCCATTCGCTCTAAGCGACTAGAGAAAATGGACAAATGTTTTACGAAACTCATACTGAATAAGTCTTGACTTCATTCTACTGTAACAGCCTTTGCGAGATTACGTGGTTTGTCAACATCAAGGCCACGTTGCATTGAAGCAAAATAAGCAATCAGTTGCGTAGGAATAACCATCGAAATAGCTGATAAGAATGGATGAACATTATTGACAACAATTGTATCATCTTCACGTGCTACGCCTTCTTCAACAATGGTAATTGCTGAAGCACCACGTGCTACCGTTTCCATCACATTTCCACGTGTATGCGCTGCAACTTCTTCATTATTAGAAATCAAAGCAAGAACTGGGGTATCTTTTTCAATCAGCGAAATAGTCCCATGCTTTAATTCACCAGCGGCGAAACCTTCACATTGGATATATGAGATTTCTTTAAGTTTAAGCGAAGCCTCCATCGCAACGAAATAATCTTGTTTACGTCCAATATAAAAAGCATTTCTTGTAGTTGGCAAGAGTTTCGCTACAACCTCAGCGATTTCTTCTTTTTCAGAAAGCGTAGACTCAATCGACTGAGCAACTAGAGAGAGCTCCTTAACAAGCTCAAAGTCGCTCGCAGCCGCATTTCCATCAGCTTCTCCAACTGCTTTAGCAAGAAAAGCGAGCGTTGCAATTTGTCCTGTGTAAGCTTTCGTTGACGCCACAGCAATTTCAGGACCTGCACCAATCAACATCGTATAGGTCGCTTCACGTGACAAAGTTGAACCTGGAACATTTGTCACGGTCAATGAAGGGAGACCAAGTTCATTGACTTTAACCAAAACTTGACGGCTGTCTGCTGTTTCTCCAGATTGAGATAAGAAGATAAAGAATGGTTTTTTAGAAAGCAATGGCATACCATAACCCCATTCACTAGCAACACCAAGCTCGACTGGGGTAGAAGTTAAAGATTCCAACATCATTTTTGCACCAAAACCTGCATTATACGATGTTCCAGCAGCAATGATATAAATAC contains:
- a CDS encoding PTS sugar transporter subunit IIA, whose protein sequence is MTDIDLGKVVHKNLIVVPSKSKTKDEVINELGHLLATKGYLFDAQEFIDDVYLREKEGVTGIGQGIAIPHGKSIAVKDTTIAVAVLDEEIEWETLDEQPVKVVIMFAVKDTDANTTHILLLQQIAVLLAHSDFLDKLKEVTSVDELYQLMTTAN
- the radC gene encoding RadC family protein, giving the protein MYEVKENPYPMLPRERLELLGSEKLSDSELLAILLRTGTKKLSALELAAKILQHFQTMERFCHASILELKEISGIGQAKAIEIRAMMELGKRIQTAEHHRHGQVMSAQEFGLSLAFEMRDYEQEHLLAIYLDGQNKIIEKRTIFIGAVNHALANPREILYHAVKNLAVGLLVAHNHPSGSLQPSSADRTFTDKIKISCDNLGISFIDHIIVGGGNYFSFREHER
- a CDS encoding BglG family transcription antiterminator produces the protein MELNANERQVMSLLNFEYYVEAASLAKQLLVSDKTIRRMIKKINERYTGHYAEPLILSQAGKGFRLSAYFKDKDVYAELSVDEQDDKALYDIMLTILFSHPNKRQYDVLKIDYLSNSAKTTRLNKIKQAFKDFHLVFKTNQYYVWIEGDEIQIRRAINDLIMTINKNNSLKQIGLNLFSVDNQFIDKQVELIEEKTQQYLSYPYDWTVRLHLSVLVKRVREGSIQTSIHEINESERQLMMKNKSLADLASIITKNFSNYLNVELKEAEQLLMFQTLYAINLSRQESQAIDECLAEEVTKTLIINVFEIANVTLLPQSRRLYEDLYQHVLPMLSRLRLGIKIENNLLDEVKLKYTKTFEKLSKIIDGINHELAFETKIDEAEIGYLSLYFEKYHLEVTTDKRVLLVCATGIGTSELLKARLQKKIPNLNVIAAMSNRQARKSQGFIEENIDLILSTLDVSVTKIGKVPILTISPLLTEKDVQKINYILEESEKTNDRH
- the glmS gene encoding glutamine--fructose-6-phosphate transaminase (isomerizing) — its product is MCGIVGVVGSRNATDILMQGLEKLEYRGYDSAGIFVTGSKNNSLVKSVGRIADLRSKIGIDVAGTSGIGHTRWATHGKPTEDNAHPHTSTSGRFVLVHNGVIENFVELKEEYVADDVFKGQTDTEIAVHLIAKFAEEEGLATLEAFKKALNVIKGSYAFALMDVETPDVIYVAKNKSPLLIGLGDGYNMVCSDAMAMIRETSEFMEIHDKELVILTKDNVEVADYDGNRVERESYTAELDLSDIGKGTYPFYMLKEIDEQPAVMRKLIATYADENGAMKVDENIVKAVQEADRIYIIAAGTSYNAGFGAKMMLESLTSTPVELGVASEWGYGMPLLSKKPFFIFLSQSGETADSRQVLVKVNELGLPSLTVTNVPGSTLSREATYTMLIGAGPEIAVASTKAYTGQIATLAFLAKAVGEADGNAAASDFELVKELSLVAQSIESTLSEKEEIAEVVAKLLPTTRNAFYIGRKQDYFVAMEASLKLKEISYIQCEGFAAGELKHGTISLIEKDTPVLALISNNEEVAAHTRGNVMETVARGASAITIVEEGVAREDDTIVVNNVHPFLSAISMVIPTQLIAYFASMQRGLDVDKPRNLAKAVTVE
- a CDS encoding GNAT family N-acetyltransferase, producing MSHLEIRRLTENDEQAFLNYVEACKNDFTTFGHFARHRYANFKVGNYKQLLGELQQVEISPKDCNQSRQISYFAFKAGKIVGSIRCRFDLEKDDLLLYGGHIGYDVPEFARGQHIAEEMCQFAFKHYLSVNITSILVTVDENNFASRHIIEKLGGQLNNWVYDSEDQAILARYWINLLK